AATTTTGTTTCAAGTTCTTCCGGGCTGATGGAACGGATGAATTTTTCGCCAAAAGGATCTATGCCTTCTTCGCGTAATGTGTCCACTTTTTCGCGACGGACGATGAGTTGGTCATTTAGTTCTTCATGATTCTCGTTACTCATATAGGTACACTCCTATTCTTTTCATTTCTACAGATGTTTCCATTATACGCTTTTTTGGTGTTGTTTTTCTAGTATAAATTTAAAAATTGCCCCGAAATCTCGAGGCAACGATAATTAGTCTTGTTTTGCTAACGCTTTTTCTTCATATTGGAGAACAAATTCATTTAAAATTGCTTCCATTTCTGATTGTTTTGTTGCTTGGTTAGCAGCTACTTTAGCGCGAGTGCTTCCGCGAGCGCCTTTTAGGTAGTATGCTGCGTGTTGTCTGAATTCGCGAACTGCGATGTTTTCTCCTTTTAACTCAACTAAACGGTTTAGGTGTAGCATGGCAGTTTGCATTTTTTCACGTGGTTCTGGTTCTGGGAGAAGTTCGCCTGTTTCTAGGAATTTTACTGTACGATAAATCATCCATGGGTTTCCTAGGGCAGCTCGGCCGATCATTACGCCATCTGCGCCGGTATGTTCTAGGATTCGTTTGGCGTCTTCAGGTGTTCTTACGTCACCATTGGCCATGAACGGGATTTTTAGTTCGCGTTTTACGTCTCTAAGTACGTCCCAGTTCGCGCTACCTTCATACATTTGCACACGAGTACGGCCGTGCATTGCAACCGCAGCAGCTCCGGCACGTTCAGCAGCAAGTGCATTTTCGATTGCAAAGACATGTTCCTCGTCCCATCCAATGCGCATTTTCACTGTTACTGG
The DNA window shown above is from Listeria cossartiae subsp. cossartiae and carries:
- the dusB gene encoding tRNA dihydrouridine synthase DusB encodes the protein MFKIGNVEIKNQVVVAPMAGISNSAFRLTVKEFGAGLVCCEMISDKGIAYRNAKTLDMLYIDEKEKPLSLQIFGGEKETLVEAAKFVAENTTADIIDINMGCPVNKIIKCEAGAKWLLDPNKVYDMVAAVVDAVDKPVTVKMRIGWDEEHVFAIENALAAERAGAAAVAMHGRTRVQMYEGSANWDVLRDVKRELKIPFMANGDVRTPEDAKRILEHTGADGVMIGRAALGNPWMIYRTVKFLETGELLPEPEPREKMQTAMLHLNRLVELKGENIAVREFRQHAAYYLKGARGSTRAKVAANQATKQSEMEAILNEFVLQYEEKALAKQD